The Prinia subflava isolate CZ2003 ecotype Zambia chromosome 7, Cam_Psub_1.2, whole genome shotgun sequence genome includes the window ATTTCATCTGAAACATGCACACTGCACAGACCCTTCCAATGCCATAAATCCTGTGTAACCACAGTTTATGCCTCTCGTGCgaaatgaaagaaaggaacTCTGAACTTGGGACACCTTCACTCTGCTTTGCCAACAGGCAGGCCTCTGGCTGGCCATGCCTCCCCAGGAATCCTTTCCTGGGCTTGTTTACAATACTTCAGACAGAGACAACAGCCAAGGTGACCAAATGGTCTTTTCTGTTTCCTATATCCCCTGCATTTTAATTCTGGGTAGCTATGGAACACACTTGGATGTTTTCTTTACAGCTACCAATTAACAACAGTGCATTTAGGCAGTCACTTAAGCAAATTGGCTCATTTCATTGCtggcaaaattaatttctttgtttgccCTATTAGTATTTGTAGGGAGTACAGCTCTTCCTTAAAGGGTTCCTAAAAGGCTTCAATTATTCTTCCATCAATTTTGGAAAGTGTAAGTTAATGGATTAAATATCAGCACTGTTACTGGCTCATACCACACACAACCAATGGCCTCtaccatttaaaaagaaattaacaggTTTATGaaagagtaatttattttgaagacaTTCCTTTATCATCAGCATCATAAAATGAAATGTATGAAGTTAATATTACTTAATTAAAAGCTGTGATGATGTGGTTCTTttcaaaaatgtgtttctttccaCATGACTGATCTGCAAAGATGAAAAATTTCACCACTAATTACCAGTCTGCCGAAAAGTTGGTAAAAGTGTGAAATAATCACTTGTTCAGGAGCAGAGACTGTTTTAAGAActtccaggaaaagcagaagtaCCTGCCCAGAGcatttctgcaggcagagcccacACTTGTAACTTTAGCTCTTTCTGTTGCCCAGTTCTCCTCTTTTGGCATTTTAAGTTCATCCACTGCAATGGGTTATGCAAAGTGTACAGCCAGATGCTCACAATACTGGTATTTATCACTGTAATTTATCTGTAGGTCAATGAGTAACATTTTTTCTACTTCTATTATTATATGCATGTGGTATAGTCGAACCCATACTCATCCATgtcaaaaatataaaaccatTGAAGTCAGAATTTTAGTTCTGTAAGTTAGATCAAGTTAGATGTGTtagatttttagttttttccaCTCCAAAACTTATACTAATAAATTAGAATTGAAACTATTCTATAAACACCACAGGGAAAACTGTCCTTATGGATTTTTGGGaggctttttatttctgttttatcctGCTAAAACTCACTCTGAACCAAGTTTGttctttgcagaagaaaatacaatagAGGATGCAGTCTCTGGTTAATAATGTGTTGCAGAGCTTCTACTGCCAAACCTGCTCTTTTCAGAAGATAAATAAATCAGCTGCACTGAGCCTGGCAGGGTACAAGCTGGGCAGACAGAGGATGGATGTGAAGGAGGATCCTTCCTCAGAACTGCAGCGGGGAATATGCAGAAAGAACTAATAATTTTAGGCTGTTTTTTTGTGCCTCCCTCCGGTGATGCCAGcaagcaggcacagagctggaggaagcGCTAATCCAGGAGCAGTGCAGAGGCGTGCATCCTCCGACACCTGCGTGCTGCAAGGGAAAgcccttcctttcttctcccccagGAAACAGGCCAAACCTCCACGTCTCCAGAAAAAGAACTTTGCCATGACTTCATCTCTCCAGAGCCCCTTCCACAGAGGAGGAGACCTAGCAGCCCTGTAATCCTGTCCCTACTCCTTTTCCGATGTGGTAACCGCGGAGGAAATGGATGAgcggagcagcagcacctcctggcCCGCTAAAAGCGCGGTCATGACAACACGGCAGAGCTGCCACGGTGGTGGCAGCATTTCATCTTGCAGcaaacacttctgctttttgcagccctgctgtgggcacaggtACACTTGCACACACACAAGTGTCTAGCTgaggaaaaacaataaaaataactcTGTTTGGTGTGCCAAGGTGCTGTGGCCGCAGGCAGTGCTGCATTGGCTGCTCAGCAGAACCTGAAGGAATGTCACAGCCCCGAGTGTCCCCACgggactgcagctctgctggggggaCAGCCCCAAACCTCACCCTAGGAACTGCTGTGCCATTGCCTCTAACGGGGCCCTGCTGTCCAGGGGCTGTGCCTGAAAATTCCACCTTAAATTGGGCTCTGCTTGAGGGAGAATGACACAGGCAGTATGGTGTCATTTTTCTTTACCAGCGTAATAGCTCCCAGCTGTAAtaactgaaaaagtaaaaacaaataaacccttTTTATTTCCACTCAAGATTATTCGAgtaatttttattgaaaatataAGATCTACAAAGCCATGGATACCCAGCGTGGAAGAACTCATTAAGTTAGCACATTcatctttaaaaggaaaatttcaggTTGACCTAAGGTACAATAATATTCAATTTAAAGTCTCGGTTTTCCTTCTGTAAGTTTCAAATCTCTTTTCATTAGGAGGTTCTGTGCAAGAGCTGCTTGTCATGAAAGGAAACACTTTACAATCCATGAATGTGTTCATTATATAATAAATGAACAGCAACAATATActagcctctttttttttttttcctgttaacaGTCGTGTGTTAAAGTaaactcttattttttttttccatgatttgGAAATTAGTTACATATGCACCAAAGGAGCTAGTAATTTCTGCTGCTTGTCAGCTACACACAATGAGTATATTGCTGTGTGCTCTCCCCAACAATGAGGATTTTAGTAATATGCAAGGTGTATAGAACGTAATACCAAAACCTGCATCACAGAAAAGGTTAATTGTTTTCTTATTCAGCTGCCAGAGTTGATAACCTTAGGCCCCTCCCCAGAGCCAAAGTAGGGGGTGGCCATCCATTAGGTTATGTAAATTAAATGTATACGTTTCCTTGTTGGCAAGTTCCAAGCAGTAAGCGAGAGTGCAAACAAGGATCTGTAAGCTGCCACAAAATGTATTCATATTTCTACTCCGTGTTGTAAGAGCCAAAGGGAGGACACATATGTCAGATGTTGAAAGAACAACTGAACCTTTGCTTTTGATCATCATGGTCAGTCTGTCATGAGGTCTTGTATCTGAATGCTAAAAATGGCACCACACTTGGACATCCCATAGCCTTACACAGTACGTTTGTGTTTCCCAAGCCACTGAGCGCTGGTCTCACAGAGACCCTGACTTTATAAGCTAACAAAAAATAGATTTGGGTGCTGAAGAATCCAAGGGAGGGCTCATACAAAGACAATTAACCCTCGCACCAAAACCTAATTCCATGATTTTACTTAAAGCCACACTGAATCAGTTGTGAGAGGGTGAAGATATAAATACACCTCTCTGCTTCATCCGTAAGAAGGTGGACAACTGACCATTTGAACAGACGGTCTTGAAACAAAGCTTAGTCATCCTTTAAACAATGAAAAGGAGAGGCATACATAAATGGTCACCAAGGCACAATATGACAAAGGTGAAGAGTCCCTGAGACTCTGGTCTGGGTCTGTACCATTCCCCTCCTTATACAAGTAAATGAGAACATTTAGGAAAATATAATACAAAATCTCTTACAGGAAATATAGACTACACTTGCTAAAATCACTTCCCTAAAAGTGTTtatagcttttttcttttttttttttttttcaatttttttctttttttttcttctttttttaaatttttttttaaaagaccttCTTTAAACAGATAATGCAAAGACTGGTCCATTTTTTTCTTACCCGGCAAGCCAAGCTCTAATGACTTCACTAAGCGGAAGTTGTATTAAAATACATCTTCATAGTATTGCTACAATTTGGGTAAATATGTTCTGAACAGCTTGATGAGTACTAAATAAACTTTGCTGTTTTACAgcatacattttaatttttttgcactTTTTAAAGAATAGAAAATGCAATTATAgtgtgcaaaagaaaaaaaataatcttctagctgaatactgtatttttaagcCATGCCTTCCATAAAAATGTATTGACATGTGtaaatagaagaaaagaaaaaaaatacaagcaaaCAGAGATTTCATTTCCTTGCAAGGAAAGATTAACTAGCACAAACTGGATCACTTGGAGTTCTGTAttcttcagagaaagaaatgaaaacaacaacCCATAAAACCACTGAAATGCTTCAAATGTCATCCATTCCATGGTAACAGGTCAAAACTGCCATGTTGCTTTCTACTGCTCCCGTTAACATGGACAGGATGATTTGCTGCTGGTTGGATATTGAatacaaaaagcaaaagaaagttGAGATCATCCCACATGAAGTCATTATTAGAGCTGGCTTTTCCCCCGTTTTGAAGTACAGTAGTGACTTGTAAGTACGACCTTTTCTAAAGATCATCTGAGATTTGAAGATTTATCTGCCTGCTTCACCCAAACAACAACTGCTGAAAGAATTTACTCTATGGAACCCACTAGACAGCATtcaaaatgttttgggtttgggttttttaatgaaaaaataccacaaaaaagTAGTTTTAGGTTTTTGTATCTCTGAATCACTATACATTGTAGATTTCATTTATTCTTCCATGTTTGAAAATGGTTTCtgcaaaatcaaaataaactgTCAAACTCCCTTACGTCATGCTTCCAACAGTTTGAATTTAATACTTCTTGAATGGAACGacataatttatttcctttaatttgcAGGATGGCTACATCAAGCTAGCTTTAAGTCACAACTGTACCTAACCACAGTTCTCTGCAGCAAACCCATGATTTACAATATCTAATATTGTGGTTACAGTGCAGGGAACCGTGGGTAAGAAACCTCCATGTCAGAGTATTGTGGGTGGGGTTTCCCGGAAGAGTGGCAGTTGACACCTCTGGAATATTCGTATATAAGTGCTTCAGTCAGATGGTCCTGAGTCGAGCGGCTCACTCAGGCACTATGAGAGCCTGGCATTCAGTCTGCGGGAATGTGTGTAACCTCCGTCACTCGAACCGCTCTGCAAACTGTAGTGGTCTTCAGCATCACTGGCACTTCCAATACTGTCCATTTCACCTGGAGTAAACTCCATTCCTTCAATGTCTACTTCTAAAGAAAACATAAGAAGGCACATTTTCAGAAAGCTGTAGCAACTGGTTATGGGCCAGTGTCAATCAACATCCAGGTGAAACCTGAATCACACTTCAGtttcaataatttaaaaaaaaaaaaagacctggCACAGTAATTCCTGAGGAAAGGATCATCTTGTCCAGCTGAGAATTAAAATCCCTTCTGTCCTCAGCCACATAAATATACTGCATGACATCAATACCAAATGCTTTCCCAGCACTGTTCCAACCTGCACACAGACACTGATTTAGAAAAAAGCTGGCcctcagaggctgcagcactgtCCATGGTAATTCCAGCCATGCAGGTGTTGGCTGGTCATGGAGTGACACCTGTCCCCAAGACCGACCACTGCCCCTCGGGCCCTGAAACAGCCAGCCTGGGTGactgctctgcacagaaaaacttccaaatggaaaaataagaaatggcAGCAGCCAGCTTGACAAGCTGTCTTAAAAGAGAACCAAATGCAGAGAACCCTTGGTGATCGTtgcacagaaaatgttttaaaatttcacagTAAATGATGTGGAAATAACTTATTCACACAAATGAATTAAGCCAAAtaagatttcttttccatgagaaaataTTATGCCAGCCTTACCAATAATTAcactaaaaaaatcaaaacattaaaTGGTAATTGTTAAAAAAACTGGCAAAAACATATGCAGGATAAATAGCTTCAAAACTGATTAGGAAAAAGACCCTTTTTCAAAGAACGTGAAAAAGATGCCTTAATTTTTTACTCTTCAAAGCGCATTATGGAATAATTTTGTCTGGGTTTTGTTGAAAGCTTGATTTTCGTTCTAAACAACATTTCCTTGTTTCCCTGCTTCCCTTTTGCTTGCTGCTCCTTTGGGAAGCCGTGGCTCAGTTACCTTGTTCAGAGTCAGTGGATATTGTTGATCCCATGCTGTCAGTGCGGATTCGCTCCATGCCCTGCACGgaaagctgctccagcctgcgCTTGAGGTAGCGGTGCTCCCGCTGTAATTGTTCTTTAATATTTAGAGCTTTTCGGTCCTGCTCTTCCAATTTCTTAAAAGGGAGAGAAACACAGTAAGCTGACAGTTTGTACCCATGTCAAAGCATAAGTAACTTAAGGTCTGCTCGTAAACAgtaatttgaaagaaatttaaatattttaattaattcacgtaaagttaaaattaaatttagaagTTCAGTTTTTTAGTCGGCATTCTGTAGGGGTCAGTACAATTTTAGCAGGCTGAATTTGTTTCATAATAAGATATATGgttacaggggaaaaaaatcaatttaaaaaatccctgagACTGTCTTGCCACTAGCAGACATCGCTTGACAAAGACCATATTAATGTTGCCTTGGCTGTGGGGAATATTTAAATCATTTTATCAGGTGAAACCGGCATCATCTTTGATAACTCGAGCACAGCTCAGGTTTCAGTGAGAACGTAACTCCTCTTTAGATGAGTCTCTTATTTCACCTATCACCATAAAGGAACCATCGTGAGCCTCTGAATGTTCTCCCTCCTACTGCAGGCCATGGAAAATTTTAGCATTTAAAAAGCTTCATTAACAAAAAGCAGCATTAATAATATATAGAAGGAGGAATTTACTAACAATTCTCtttattcttgctttttttcctagaaCTTCTGCAGAGCAGGTTTGCTAGTTCTGTGATATCACCTACAAAGTCGGTAGTATTAATCCAGAATTTCTCAGCAAACACCCTGTGAAAGGATCCTTCACATATCTACCTAAAATCTCTCCTCTTACAGAATAAAAGCAGATAttaattttgcaaataaaaagaatacTTCACACCTGGTAAAATGTGCTGCATGCACTGTTGGTCCAAATGCAGAAACAGGAATAAAGTATCTTTTTGTATTTGAACTGAGCCCTCTTCCAAATCACTGGTAGCCATTTAAAAAAACTGACTACATAATTAGGGAAAAAATTGTAAGAGTATGATGGAATTAAAAGCATGAAGGATACACAAATCAAAACACctattagtattttaaaaattatctctaTGATGCAGTAAATTACAGGTCGTAGCAGTACAAGCACTTGTAAGAGTGAGCAGATTTCCCTGTGAGCTGTGTTTACACCATCACTGAGATTTAGGAGATGTGCAGGGAGTGAATACAGCTGCTGAAGATTCCTCCCTGCCATCTGAATGAACCTGGGCTTGGTTTTTCTGAGGCGAGCAGGCTGGGACAGTGCACAGCAAACCACAAGCAAAATCCTTTCAGAGATTTTGCTGTTCCCATGCAAGCCTGAAATAAAAGTgtttgaaaaaataatctggaaCAGGGCAGTTTCCTGGCTCAGGGAAATCTGCCTTCTTCCACCTCATTTTAAGCCTCCTCCCAGGCAATGCACTCTGTAGATACTCATCATAGGTGGATACACAGCATTATAATAGGAAAAGGGGTTGGTACATCCATGTACACAACAAACCAAATGTGCCCAATTGATCAGACTtccttttcctgtattttcctgGCTGCAATCCCAAACTCTTAACAACTATTTTAGGAAAGAACTGAGTGATTCATATCCAGGAGACTCAAAACTGTCCAATCTTTCAGAGCAGATTTCAATATACGGGGGGCGTGCGTGTGTGAGAAGTTCAGAACTAATGACTGTGTTTGAAATGCCAGCCGGGCACgggcaggctctggcagggagCTGACCTGACAAAGGGGAGCAATAAATGCTAACCCAGATAGGGCAGGCTCAgttaaaatcttaaaaacaaagTTAAACTTCAGTCTCGGTTTTCAGAAAACGAGTACTTGGTGCTGTGCAAGGCTGATCTGGAAGGAATCTGTTCCCAGCTTTTTTTATCAGCAGCTGAAATGGTAACTGCAGGGCTAATCTCGCACACTCGCCGCTTGTAAAAACAGTTTTTCAATTTGTATGCATAAGCCCGTGATAGGGGGGCAGCCCAAGACAAAAACCACATGCAGTGCCTTTCATGCATGTTAGCCTGAATTATAAACAAGAGGCCAAAATCTCAAATGGTAAAAACAGGGGTTGCCCAGCTGGAGTAAATGTGCTTAGAAGTGCTGAAAAAGTAGCTCTGTAAACTTGTTCACAAGAATTGTTTTGCTTAAATTAATCTATAATTCTTCATATGAATCACATCTAtttctgtaactgcagtgaATCTTAAAGCTCTGTATTAGCAGGCTGTTCTCCAAAATATTCCAAGATTACTGGCACTGTTCAGTTTTGCCTGACACTTTTCTTGACCTGTTTCCCtgtaacactgaaaaaatgCCAGATGAGTAATTATAGTcctggacacagcagcagaaacctGTTCTTTAACTTTTACATTTGAATACCTCTTTGTCTTATTTCTGCATGTAACCCTGTTCCCTGAAAACAATGACAGCAAAAATGGGAGTGAAGGTGTCTTTGGAGAGAGAAGGCCTGAGGAATAATTTCCTTTGAATTACCTGTGCAAATGTAGaacctgcactgctgctggatCACAGGTGAGATTTGAggctggtttttgttttaaacttgtAACAGGGGCAGCAGCAACTAACAGGAgatcacatttcattttttgtttcatttacacAATAATCTGGTCAACAAAATGTTGATGGGGATAAGGCTCACTAATAGAAACGATCTTTTTGATTCCActaggtttttttcattatgaatGCATCTGgctttttacatttaaaataatgcagTACAATGCTACTTTGCTCagatcttaaaaaataaatatattaatcaACGAACAGCTTTGAcagatactttttaaa containing:
- the MXD4 gene encoding max dimerization protein 4 isoform X2 gives rise to the protein MELNSLLILLEAAEYLERRDREAEHGYASVLPFDSDYSRKKTKAGTMARKSQNNRSSHNELEKHRRAKLRLYLEQLKQLVPLGPDSTRHTTLSLLKRAKMHIKKLEEQDRKALNIKEQLQREHRYLKRRLEQLSVQGMERIRTDSMGSTISTDSEQEVDIEGMEFTPGEMDSIGSASDAEDHYSLQSGSSDGGYTHSRRLNARLS
- the MXD4 gene encoding max dimerization protein 4 isoform X3, which translates into the protein MELNSLLILLEAAEYLERRDRAEHGYASVLPFDSDYSRKKTKAGTMARKSQNNRSSHNELEKHRRAKLRLYLEQLKQLVPLGPDSTRHTTLSLLKRAKMHIKKLEEQDRKALNIKEQLQREHRYLKRRLEQLSVQGMERIRTDSMGSTISTDSEQEVDIEGMEFTPGEMDSIGSASDAEDHYSLQSGSSDGGYTHSRRLNARLS